In a genomic window of Poecilia reticulata strain Guanapo linkage group LG22, Guppy_female_1.0+MT, whole genome shotgun sequence:
- the pank2 gene encoding pantothenate kinase 2, mitochondrial isoform X1, with protein sequence MAFNQRDDDIVDGEDETPSKLPRCNKEMPGYFSNEPQNEAAASAGRATSERRTSNSTPWHRRDSFKKTRPPFPWFGMDIGGTLVKLVYFEPKDITAEEEQEEVESLRSIRHYLTSNTAYGTTGIRDVHLEMKDLSLCGRTGNLHFIRFPTHDLPVFMQMGRNKHFSSLHTTLCATGGGAYKFESDFRTMADLELHKLDELDCLVRGVLYIDSVITSGPSECYYFENPTDLDHSAQKPYTLENHYPLLLVNIGSGVSILAVYSENNYKRVTGTSLGGGTFLGLCCLLTGCSTFEEALEMASQGESTHVDKLVRDIYGGDYERFGLPGWTVASSFGSMMFKEKRESVSKEDLARATLVTITNNIGSITRMCALNENIERVVFVGNFLRVNILSMKLLAYAMDYWSNGQLKALFLRHEGYFGAVGALLGLLHPS encoded by the exons ATGGCGTTTAATCAACGCGACGATGATATCGTCGACGGAGAAGACGAAACGCCCTCGAAGCTGCCGCGGTGCAACAAGGAGATGCCCGGTTACTTTAGCAACGAGCCCCAAAATGAGGCTGCCGCGTCCGCCGGGAGAGCTACATCCGAGCGGCGAACGTCCAACTCGACCCCGTGGCATCGGAGAGACTCGTTTAAGAAGACAAGGCCGC CATTTCCTTGGTTTGGGATGGACATCGGAGGCACCCTGGTGAAACTCGTGTATTTTGAGCCCAAAGACATCACTGCAGAAGAAGAGCAAGAGGAGGTGGAGAGCCTGCGGAGCATCCGGCACTACCTGACATCCAACACCGCCTACGGCACCACCGGCATCAGGGATGTGCACCTGGAGATGAAGGACCTGTCGCTGTGCGGCAGGACAGGGAACCTGCACTTCATCCGCTTCCCCACTCATGACCTGCCCGTCTTCATGCAGATGGGCCGCAACAAGCATTTCTCCAGCCTCCACACCACGCTCTGTGCCACGGGAGGTGGCGCCTACAAATTCGAGTCCGATTTCCGTACG atggccgACCTGGAGCTCCACAAGCTGGACGAGCTAGACTGTTTGGTTCGGGGGGTGCTGTACATCGACTCKGTGATCACCAGCGGCCCCTCGGAGTGCTACTACTTTGAAAACCCCACCGACCTGGATCACTCCGCTCAGAAGCCCTACACACTGGAGAACCACTATCCTCTGCTGCTGGTCAACATCGGCTCCGGAGTCAGCATCCTGGCCGTCTACTCCGAGAACAACTACAAGCGGGTCACCGGGACCAG CCTCGGGGGCGGGACCTTCCTCGGCCTGTGCTGCCTTCTCACTGGCTGCTCGACTTTCGAGGAAGCCCTAGAAATGGCTTCTCAGGGGGAGAGCACCCATGTGGACAAGTTGGTCCGGGACATCTACGGAGGAGACTATGAGAGGTTTGGACTGCCGGGCTGGACTGTGGCTTCAAG TTTTGGCAGCATgatgttcaaagaaaaaagggaGTCTGTGTCTAAGGAGGACCTGGCTCGGGCAACGCTAGTCACGATCACCAATAACATCGGCTCCATTACCAGAATGTGCGCTCTCAATGAG AACATTGAGAGAGTGGTGTTTGTCGGGAACTTCCTAAGAGTGAACATTCTCTCTATGAAGCTGCTGGCCTACGCTATGGACTACTGGTCCAACGGCCAGCTCAAGGCTCTCTTTCTTCGTCACGAG GGTTACTTCGGTGCTGTCGGAGCCTTGCTGGGACTTCTGCATCCGTCCTGA
- the pank2 gene encoding pantothenate kinase 2, mitochondrial isoform X2: MAFNQRDDDIVDGEDETPSKLPRCNKEMPGYFSNEPQNEAAASAGRATSERRTSNSTPWHRRDSFKKTRPPFPWFGMDIGGTLVKLVYFEPKDITAEEEQEEVESLRSIRHYLTSNTAYGTTGIRDVHLEMKDLSLCGRTGNLHFIRFPTHDLPVFMQMGRNKHFSSLHTTLCATGGGAYKFESDFRTMADLELHKLDELDCLVRGVLYIDSVITSGPSECYYFENPTDLDHSAQKPYTLENHYPLLLVNIGSGVSILAVYSENNYKRVTGTSLGGGTFLGLCCLLTGCSTFEEALEMASQGESTHVDKLVRDIYGGDYESFGSMMFKEKRESVSKEDLARATLVTITNNIGSITRMCALNENIERVVFVGNFLRVNILSMKLLAYAMDYWSNGQLKALFLRHEGYFGAVGALLGLLHPS; encoded by the exons ATGGCGTTTAATCAACGCGACGATGATATCGTCGACGGAGAAGACGAAACGCCCTCGAAGCTGCCGCGGTGCAACAAGGAGATGCCCGGTTACTTTAGCAACGAGCCCCAAAATGAGGCTGCCGCGTCCGCCGGGAGAGCTACATCCGAGCGGCGAACGTCCAACTCGACCCCGTGGCATCGGAGAGACTCGTTTAAGAAGACAAGGCCGC CATTTCCTTGGTTTGGGATGGACATCGGAGGCACCCTGGTGAAACTCGTGTATTTTGAGCCCAAAGACATCACTGCAGAAGAAGAGCAAGAGGAGGTGGAGAGCCTGCGGAGCATCCGGCACTACCTGACATCCAACACCGCCTACGGCACCACCGGCATCAGGGATGTGCACCTGGAGATGAAGGACCTGTCGCTGTGCGGCAGGACAGGGAACCTGCACTTCATCCGCTTCCCCACTCATGACCTGCCCGTCTTCATGCAGATGGGCCGCAACAAGCATTTCTCCAGCCTCCACACCACGCTCTGTGCCACGGGAGGTGGCGCCTACAAATTCGAGTCCGATTTCCGTACG atggccgACCTGGAGCTCCACAAGCTGGACGAGCTAGACTGTTTGGTTCGGGGGGTGCTGTACATCGACTCKGTGATCACCAGCGGCCCCTCGGAGTGCTACTACTTTGAAAACCCCACCGACCTGGATCACTCCGCTCAGAAGCCCTACACACTGGAGAACCACTATCCTCTGCTGCTGGTCAACATCGGCTCCGGAGTCAGCATCCTGGCCGTCTACTCCGAGAACAACTACAAGCGGGTCACCGGGACCAG CCTCGGGGGCGGGACCTTCCTCGGCCTGTGCTGCCTTCTCACTGGCTGCTCGACTTTCGAGGAAGCCCTAGAAATGGCTTCTCAGGGGGAGAGCACCCATGTGGACAAGTTGGTCCGGGACATCTACGGAGGAGACTATGAGAG TTTTGGCAGCATgatgttcaaagaaaaaagggaGTCTGTGTCTAAGGAGGACCTGGCTCGGGCAACGCTAGTCACGATCACCAATAACATCGGCTCCATTACCAGAATGTGCGCTCTCAATGAG AACATTGAGAGAGTGGTGTTTGTCGGGAACTTCCTAAGAGTGAACATTCTCTCTATGAAGCTGCTGGCCTACGCTATGGACTACTGGTCCAACGGCCAGCTCAAGGCTCTCTTTCTTCGTCACGAG GGTTACTTCGGTGCTGTCGGAGCCTTGCTGGGACTTCTGCATCCGTCCTGA